Proteins found in one Camelus bactrianus isolate YW-2024 breed Bactrian camel chromosome X, ASM4877302v1, whole genome shotgun sequence genomic segment:
- the LHFPL1 gene encoding LHFPL tetraspan subfamily member 1 protein, translating to MRSSLTLVGTLWAFLSLVTAVASSTSYFLPYWLFGSQLGKPVSFSTFRRCNYPVRGEGQSLIMVEECGRYASFSAIPSLAWQMCTVVTGAGCALLLLVALAAVLGCCMEELISRMMGRCMGAAQFVGGLLISSGCALYPLGWNSPEIMQTCGNVSNQFQLGTCRLGWAYYCAGGGAAAAMLICTWLSCFAGRNPKPVMLVESIMRNTNSYAMELDHCLKP from the exons ATGAGGAGCAGCCTGACCCTGGTGGGGACCCTCTGGGCCTTCCTGTCCCTTGTTACTGCTGTGGCCAGTTCTACCAGTTACTTCCTGCCTTACTGGCTCTTTGGATCCCAGCTGGGAAAGCCAGTGTCATTCAGCACATTCCGGAGGTGCAACTACCctgtgaggggagaggggcagagtcTGATCATGGTGGAAGAGTGTGGGCGCTATGCCAGCTTCAGTGCCATCCCAAGCCTGGCCTGGCAGATGTGCACGGTGGTGACGGGTGCCGGCTGTGCTCTGCTGCTCCTGGTGGCACTGGCTGCTGTCCTGGGCTGCTGCATGGAGGAGCTCATCTCCAGAATGATGGGACGTTGCATGGGAGCCGCACAGTTCGTGGGAG gactgCTGATAAGCTCAGGCTGTGCATTATACCCTTTAGGATGGAATAGCCCGGAGATAATGCAAACATGTGGGAATGTCTCCAATCAATTTCAGTTAG GTACCTGTCGGCTTGGCTGGGCCTATTACTGTGCTGGTGGCGGAGCAGCTGCAGCCATGTTGATCTGCACCTGGCTCTCTTGCTTTGCTGGAAGAAACCCCAAGCCTGTCATGTTGGTGGAAAGCATCATGAGGAACACCAATTCTTATGCCATGGAGCTTGACCACTGCCTCAAACCTTGA